The proteins below come from a single Falco peregrinus isolate bFalPer1 chromosome Z, bFalPer1.pri, whole genome shotgun sequence genomic window:
- the RNF170 gene encoding E3 ubiquitin-protein ligase RNF170 isoform X1, with protein sequence MASHQAEVQSLKLDNDSVIEGISDQVLVAVVLSFTFIAALVYTLLRNEHQNIHPENQELVRALRQQLQTEQDASAGDRHRFYTDMSCPVCLQQATFPIETNCGHLFCGSCIIAYWRYGSWLGAIRCPICRQTVTLFLPLFGEDQQGATQVLQDVNDYNRRFSGQPRSIMERIMDLPTLLRHAFREMFSVGGLFWMFRIRIFLCLLGALLYLASPLDFLPEALFGILGFLDDFFVIFLLLIYISIMYREVVTQRLNR encoded by the exons ATGGCCAGTCACCAAGCGGAAGTTCAGAGTTTGAAGCTAGATAATGATTCAGTTATAGAAGGAATAAGTGACCAGGTACTGGTGGCAGTTGTGCTCAGTTTCACTTTCATTGCTGCTCTGGTATATACGCTTTTAAG AAATGAACATCAGAACATACACCCAGAAAATCAAGAGCTAGTGCGAGCTCTTCGTCAGCAGCTTCAAACTGAGCAG GATGCTTCTGCTGGTGACAGACATCGCTTCTATACAGATATGTCCTGTCCAGTCTGTTTGCAACAGGCTACATTTCCTATAGAAACAAACTGTGGACACCTCTTCTGTG GTTCCTGTATTATTGCCTACTGGAGGTATGGCTCATGGCTTGGTGCCATCCGTTGTCCAATCTGCCGACAAACG GTAACACTGTTCTTACCACTCTTTGGTGAAGATCAGCAGGGTGCAACCCAAGTACTTCAAGATGTTAATGATTACAATCGGCGATTCTCAGGACAGCCCAGATCT ATTATGGAAAGAATTATGGATCTGCCCACTTTATTGCGGCATGCTTTCAGAGAGATGTTTTCTGTTGGTGGCCTCTTCTGGATGTTTCGCATCAGAATATTCCTCTGCTTGCTTGGAGCCTTGCTCTACCTGGCTTCACCTCtggattttcttcctgaagcCCTCTTTGGAATTCTGGGTTTCTTGGAtgatttctttgttatttttcttctgctgatcTATATCTCTATCATGTACCGAGAAGTGGTAACACAGCGGCTGAATAGgtga
- the RNF170 gene encoding E3 ubiquitin-protein ligase RNF170 isoform X2, which produces MSCPVCLQQATFPIETNCGHLFCGSCIIAYWRYGSWLGAIRCPICRQTVTLFLPLFGEDQQGATQVLQDVNDYNRRFSGQPRSIMERIMDLPTLLRHAFREMFSVGGLFWMFRIRIFLCLLGALLYLASPLDFLPEALFGILGFLDDFFVIFLLLIYISIMYREVVTQRLNR; this is translated from the exons ATGTCCTGTCCAGTCTGTTTGCAACAGGCTACATTTCCTATAGAAACAAACTGTGGACACCTCTTCTGTG GTTCCTGTATTATTGCCTACTGGAGGTATGGCTCATGGCTTGGTGCCATCCGTTGTCCAATCTGCCGACAAACG GTAACACTGTTCTTACCACTCTTTGGTGAAGATCAGCAGGGTGCAACCCAAGTACTTCAAGATGTTAATGATTACAATCGGCGATTCTCAGGACAGCCCAGATCT ATTATGGAAAGAATTATGGATCTGCCCACTTTATTGCGGCATGCTTTCAGAGAGATGTTTTCTGTTGGTGGCCTCTTCTGGATGTTTCGCATCAGAATATTCCTCTGCTTGCTTGGAGCCTTGCTCTACCTGGCTTCACCTCtggattttcttcctgaagcCCTCTTTGGAATTCTGGGTTTCTTGGAtgatttctttgttatttttcttctgctgatcTATATCTCTATCATGTACCGAGAAGTGGTAACACAGCGGCTGAATAGgtga